Proteins found in one Triticum urartu cultivar G1812 chromosome 4, Tu2.1, whole genome shotgun sequence genomic segment:
- the LOC125551317 gene encoding uncharacterized protein LOC125551317 isoform X3: protein MSHPGKFVSVNLNRSYGQSAQSQSGGRPSRPAAPSAGGGGGMVVLSRGRGSSSMAKPQQPKLSVPPPLNLPSLRKEHERFEGATVTAGGGVASAPPRSGGAVAGWTKPAPASEKPLGSIPAPSGVSRPPSYGFQEKAVVLRGEDFPSLKAAVAPPPPPLVQHRQKDLYGAQAAMPETQPMPLGMRPHVMPSRGAEPLASVGVTGTGLHGSVEKVQTHDLGPLPLVRLRYDADWADDERDTVLSLPDRDSKERGFGRIETMVPGRDLYGVTMEHLKNESCGRDSIAPNKEGGQDGLWRSPRPSHNVEKTDGRPYSAGKGSGQLLYHEGITNGASKNLCNTSKDPAVRAYGQIGTELHGSAHVGETAGECYNDNSNNWYRGKSFQNNPVSKVMPYLGNKGPLVNELGTKFGRDKWLAGVPVRPLVEHTGFDSISAVSFSSIKKKKETTKPSDFHDPVRESFEAELDRILRVQEQERQRVVEEQARVREIARKQDEEREKLIREEEERRRLVEDETRQAVWQAEQETLEAARRVEEQRIAREEEKTRVAMEEERRREAARQKLLELEARIARRRAESNMSDGNLTSAANDEQTLGALKDRDVSRYNNAGERHDISRLGERINTSMSSVASSLNRYSDTVPRAVNTMGDGHSGLVDREHAYHSARAAFEDQENLHYSPRCDTLGTKRGSFPKKDSYDGFRASLVGPSSRDQINDSSWALEDYSQGRVPGWDAPRGNNCFDKQSEFDTHFFNSDRFGDATWLPSGSYGSSNAQQGERMFQNSEANDFSSFTKSCYPMRQLRVPPPPVVTSMHGSAISASIQRANSSFIHDVMGESSSRDDEQTMHSQYGSAYQEVSRQHGTPAEGIVVNEQQNGDRASPVLGSQSSLCVSSPPRSPPHVSHDEMDVSGDSPALPTSADGYRTVVSDNDQAASTLDAANISRIATSSTASHMEDDEWPSEHNESKQKQDVYDEEGNSYQEDEINDGDGDTLDLANEFTDVHLDLDDEFAEEHNTTAEMEPVILGFDQGVQVEIPLNSELELTSVKSTELEVGVHSGVVEQELRCGSVDPCDLVTLQDLALDQTNALTDESNVDPSGSTAVPSSKLPEASFALPVDSSTSAVIDQNEVPVSLQFGLFSRSSLIPTPVRAIQIGSIQMPIHLHNQINPSLAQLLPSSAPLFKFGQLRHVRPIAQNVRPHSQAVPSVQPPAPSPHISKQNGSSGIPNEMDPNVNQNTPRESNLHQRNESEINRMAGLNEFHSRLDRTSIEENASFGLSKGDSQRNNDLSSKRNHKSSFNNAESSQVGSYGKASSGLKAGAVSGGSGRRYGYAVKESNMGSTGTAVEPFHKDSRGFQRRSRRNIRRTEFRVRANVEKNEALASECHDEQNENLVSNGLAREILVRNVNRKEGTNEASDINGADSSSTSAHYYSKTERIAQKAPSYDRSHCGYTESRAGGIPEGDANTSLHAGVVRIVRQQGVEMPADADGFIEVRSKKQIMSVRREQREKENRSKIRMAKAPRKQHQMSLHSFSSSSIYKGTVSFGGEPAKKVSSGSVLGVEGRVLDHTEPSSSFMGDTASITPIGRPPSANTGPRTNYHAKKPIRSQATSDLITSSTATKLVACLSESNNKTLSIGTNMGNWDSSQMNQQVMPLTQIQLEEAMKPAKFEQGGSGFPLESNNALSPTVTTDMAYTSASPINSLLAGEKIQFGAVTSPTVLAPITRTISKGLGAPGSSWPEMKIDRNLRGDNSSAAVLFDKEKATTKDQCSNSEEVEAQAEAEAAASAVAVAAICTDEAVGTAASASDKNSFSSKDLTGLTAGGQPGQSSGEEPLTVALPADLSVDTPSMPLWPSLPSPQVPGPTLSQFPIAQPSHFSCFEMNTMLGGHPFAFGPSDESAGTLGQQPQRSNALPSAQLGAWPSMVDSFYRPPTGFAGPFISPGGIPGMQGPPHMVVYNHFAPLGQFGQMGLGFMGATYIPGDKQPDWKQNQGPSVGISQSDPSNQSVLPGQVTSPSFPTQVPHLRATSIMPIPSPLTMFDMASFQSSAKIQVQPCWPRVPMHSVPLSVQLQPHPIDGTVASQYVDNVVIDKSSTNERFQEPSTSDSNKSFPSIAASQSSDVKQPASSSSDARTAEPSFVRKGVIGNEVPNSNPKSGQVAKMPSKPHQSSLPSDQQFKHSVNNNQDRLARVTQRAGTVNEWQRRSGYPGRSSGSNKKYGTGRVKQIYVAKSSSKSSQAPSS from the exons ATGTCGCACCCCGGCAAATTTGTATCCGTTAACCTCAACCGATCGTACGGCCAGTCCGCCCAATCCCAAAGTGGCGGCCGCCCCTCCCGCCCCGCTGCCCCCTctgccggcggcggcggtggcatgGTGGTGCTTTCCCGCGGTCGCGGCTCCTCCTCTATGGCCAAGCCGCAGCAGCCCAAGCTCTCCGTACCGCCGCCTCTGAACCTCCCCTCGCTCCGCAAGGAGCACGAGCGCTTCGAGGGCGCGACCGTCACTGCAGGCGGTGGGGTCGCCTCAGCCCCGCCCCGATCCGGCGGGGCCGTGGCTGGGTGGACGAAGCCTGCTCCGGCATCCGAGAAGCCACTGGGCTCGATACCGGCTCCTAGTGGCGTTTCCAGGCCCCCGTCGTATGGATTCCAGGAGAAAGCTGTCGTCTTGCGGGGCGAGGACTTCCCTTCTCTTAAAGCAGCGGTGGCGCCACCACCTCCGCCACTCGTGCAGCATCGCCAGAAAGACCTTTATGGGGCTCAAGCCGCCATGCCGGAGACACAGCCGATGCCCCTGGGCATGCGACCACATGTGATGCCCTCGCGTGGTGCTGAGCCCTTGGCTTCTGTTGGCGTCACAGGTACTGGTCTCCATGGTTCAGTGGAGAAAGTGCAAACTCATGATTTGGGGCCGCTGCCACTGGTGCGGCTTAGGTATGATGCTGATTGGGCTGATGATGAGCGTGATACAGTGCTGAGTCTCCCAGATCGCGACAGTAAAGAGAGGGGATTTGGTAGGATCGAGACCATGGTTCCAGGGCGCGACCTTTATGGCGTGACGATGGAGCACTTAAAAAATGAGTCCTGTGGGAGAGATTCCATTGCTCCCAATAAAGAGGGCGGGCAAGATGGTTTGTGGCGATCTCCTAGGCCAAGCCACAATGTGGAGAAGACAGATGGTCGTCCTTACAGTGCAGGCAAAGGAAGCGGACAATTACTTTACCATGAAGGCATTACTAATGGTGCCTCCAAGAATTTGTGCAATACTAGTAAGGATCCTGCTGTGCGAGCCTATGGACAGATTGGGACTGAACTGCATGGAAGCGCACATGTTGGGGAAACTGCAGGTGAATGTTACAATGATAATTCTAATAACTGGTACAGAGGGAAGTCTTTCCAGAATAATCCTGTTTCCAAGGTGATGCCATATCTTGGTAATAAGGGACCTTTAGTTAATGAGCTGGGAACAAAATTTGGCAGGGATAAGTGGCTCGCTGGAGTCCCTGTAAGGCCTTTAGTTGAGCATACTGGTTTTGATAGCATTTCTGCCGTTAGTTTCAGttcaataaagaagaaaaaagaaacaaCCAAACCATCAGATTTCCATGATCCAGTAAGGGAGTCATTTGAGGCTGAGCTCGATAGGATCTTGAGGGTACAAGAGCAAGAGAGACAGCGGGTAGTGGAAGAACAGGCCAGAGTCAGAGAAATCGCTCGGAAACAAGATGAGGAGAGGGAGAAGCTGATAAGAGAGGAGGAGGAAAGGCGGCGGTTGGTGGAAGATGAGACAAGACAGGCTGTTTGGCAAGCCGAGCAAGAGACGCTGGAAGCTGCTAGAAGAGTTGAGGAGCAGAGAATTGCTAGGGAGGAAGAGAAGACAAGGGTTGCTATGGAGGAGGAGCGGCGTAGAGAAGCCGCACGTCAAAAGCTCCTGGAATTGGAGGCAAGGATTGCTAGACGGCGAGCCGAATCAAACATGAGCGATGGAAATCTTACTTCAGCTGCCAATGATGAACAAACACTTGGAGCCTTGAAAGATAGAGATGTGTCACGGTACAATAATGCTGGTGAAAGACATGATATTAGCAGACTGGGTGAGCGCATCAATACCTCCATGTCATCGGTGGCTTCCAGTCTCAACCGGTACAGTGATACAGTTCCAAGGGCGGTCAACACTATGGGAGATGGACACTCAGGCTTGGTTGATAGAGAACACGCGTACCACAGTGCAAGGGCTGCATTTGAAGACCAAGAAAATCTACATTACAGTCCACGGTGCGACACTTTGGGTACTAAGAGGGGAAGCTTCCCTAAAAAAGATTCTTATGATGGATTTCGGGCATCGCTAGTCGGGCCATCTTCGAGAGACCAAATCAATGATTCATCATGGGCACTGGAAGATTATAGTCAAGGAAGAGTTCCAGGGTGGGATGCACCGAGGGGGAATAACTGTTTTGACAAGCAGTCTGAATTTGACACTCATTTTTTCAATAGTGATAGGTTTGGAGATGCTACATGGCTGCCTAGTGGTTCCTACGGAAGCTCCAATGCTCAACAAGGAGAGAGAATGTTCCAGAACTCCGAGGCTAATGATTTCTCCTCTTTTACAAAATCCTGCTACCCTATGCGGCAACTACGTGTACCCCCCCCACCTGTTGTGACCTCAATGCATGGAAGTGCAATTAGTGCTTCTATTCAACGTGCCAATTCATCTTTCATTCATGATGTAATGGGAGAGAGCTCCAGTAGAGATGATGAACAAACTATGCACAGCCAATATGGTAGTGCATACCAAGAGGTATCCCGCCAGCATGGGACACCTGCTGAAGGCATTGTTGTCAATGAGCAGCAAAATGGGGACAGGGCGAGCCCTGTCTTGGGCTCACAATCTTCTCTTTGTGTTTCAAGCCCTCCTAGATCACCTCCACATGTTTCACATGACGAGATGGATGTTTCTGGTGATTCGCCTGCACTGCCAACTTCTGCTGATGGTTATCGTACTGTGGTATCTGATAATGACCAAGCGGCTTCAACTTTAGATGCAGCAAACATAAGCAGAATCGCCACCTCAAGCACGGCTTCTCACATGGAGGATGATGAATGGCCAAGTGAACACAATGAATCCAAGCAAAAACAGGATGTGTATGATGAGGAAGGCAATAGCTACCAAGAAGATGAAATCAATGATGGCGATGGTGATACTCTTGACTTGGCTAATGAGTTCACAGACGTGCATCTTGACTTGGATGATGAGTTTGCAGAGGAACATAATACAACTGCAGAAATGGAGCCAGTTATACTTGGATTTGATCAGGGTGTACAGGTTGAAATTCCCCTGAATAGTGAGCTTGAATTAACTTCTGTGAAGAGCACAGAACTGGAAGTTGGTGTACACTCGGGCGTCGTGGAGCAAGAGTTGAGATGTGGTTCAGTTGATCCTTGTGACCTTGTTACGCTTCAAGACTTAGCTCTTGATCAAACAAATGCCTTGACCGATGAATCCAATGTTGATCCATCCGGTAGCACAGCTGTGCCAAGTTCCAAGTTACCTGAGGCATCTTTTGCCCTGCCTGTTGATTCATCAACATCAGCAGTAATTGACCAGAATGAAGTTCCTGTTAGTCTGCAGTTCGGTTTGTTTTCCAGGTCATCTTTAATACCAACTCCGGTTCGAGCCATTCAGATTGGCTCCATACAGATGCCGATCCATCTCCACAATCAGATTAACCCATCCCTGGCTCAACTGCTCCCTTCATCAGCTCCTTTATTCAAGTTTGGTCAGTTGAGGCATGTCCGCCCTATTGCCCAGAATGTTCGACCACATTCTCAGGCAGTGCCTTCCGTTCAGCCCCCCGCACCATCTCCACATATATCGAAACAGAATGGTTCGAGTGGTATACCCAATGAGATGGATCCAAATGTAAACCAGAATACCCCAAGAGAATCAAATTTGCATCAGCGCAATGAATCTGAAATCAACCGGATGGCTGGTTTAAATGAATTTCACAGCCGATTAGACAGAACTTCAATTGAAGAAAATGCATCTTTTGGACTTTCAAAAGGTGATTCTCAGAGGAATAATGATCTCTCCTCAAAGCGGAATCACAAATCTTCTTTCAATAACGCAGAATCTTCTCAAGTTGGTTCATATGGGAAAGCCTCGAGTGGCCTAAAGGCAGGCGCTGTATCTGGTGGAAGTGGGAGGAGATACGGTTATGCTGTTAAAGAATCTAATATGGGATCAACAGGCACAGCTGTTGAACCTTTTCATAAAGATTCCAGAGGATTCCAGAGAAGGTCTCGTAGGAACATAAGAAGAACTGAATTTAGAGTGCGGGCAAATGTTGAGAAGAACGAAGCCCTAGCTTCTGAGTGCCACGATGAGCAGAATGAGAATCTGGTTTCCAATGGATTGGCAAGGGAGATTCTGGTGAGAAATGTGAACAGAAAGGAAGGTACAAATGAAGCAAGTGATATTAATGGAGCAGATTCTTCATCTACATCTGCTCATTATTATAGTAAAACAGAGAGAATCGCACAGAAGGCTCCATCTTATGACAGGTCTCATTGTGGGTACACAGAATCTAGAGCAGGTGGTATCCCCGAGGGAGACGCTAATACCTCGTTACATGCTGGAGTTGTACGCATCGTTAGGCAGCAAGGCGTTGAAATGCCTGCTGATGCAGATGGTTTCATTGAAGTCAGGTCCAAGAAGCAGATCATGAGTGTCAGGAGAGAGCAGAGGGAGAAAGAAAATAGATCCAAAATAAGGATGGCAAAG GCTCCCCGCAAGCAGCATCAAATGTCTCTACACAGTTTTAGCAGTTCAAGTATTTATAAGGGGACAGTTTCTTTCGGTGGGGAACCTGCGAAGAAAGTTTCTTCGGGTTCTGTCCTTGGAGTTGAAGGAAGGGTCCTTGATCACACCGAACCATCATCTTCATTCATGGGTGATACAGCTTCAATTACACCCATAGGGCGGCCACCTTCAGCCAACACAGGACCTCGTACAAACTACCATGCAAAGAA GCCTATCCGAAGCCAGGCAACCTCCGACTTGATAACTTCTAGTACCGCAACAAAGCTTGTGGCATGCTTATCAGAAAGCAATAATAAAACATTGTCCATTGGCACAAACATGGGCAACTGGGATAGTTCACAAATGAACCAGCAG GTTATGCCATTAACTCAAATTCAACTTGAGGAAGCAATGAAACCAGCAAAGTTTGAACAAGGAGGTTCTGGCTTTCCTTTGGAGTCCAATAATGCTCTATCTCCTACAGTAACCACGGACATGGCATACACATCTGCTAGCCCTATCAATTCTCTTTTGGCTGGGGAGAAGATTCAGTTTG GGGCAGTTACCTCGCCAACCGTACTGGCTCCCATCACCCGAACAATTTCAAAAGGGCTTGGTGCTCCAGGTTCATCTTGGCCTGAAATGAAGATTGACCGAAATTTGCGTGGTGATAACAGTAGTGCTGCTGTTTTGTTCGATAAGGAGAAGGCTACTACTAAAGATCAATGTTCAAACtcagaggaggttgaagctcaagCTGAGGCTGAAGCAGCTGCTTCTGCTGTGGCTGTTGCAGCTATTTGTACTGATGAGGCAGTTGGAACTGCAGCTTCTGCTTCAGACAAAAATAGCTTTAGCAGTAAGGATCTCACTGGGTTAACAGCCGGAG GTCAACCTGGTCAATCATCTGGAGAGGAGCCACTGACGGTTGCCCTTCCAGCAGACCTGTCAGTTGACACTCCGTCAATGCCCCTGTGGCCTTCTTTACCAAGCCCACAGGTGCCAGGGCCAACGCTTTCTCAGTTCCCCATTGCACAGCCGTCCCACTTCTCTTGCTTCGAGATGAACACAATGTTAGGAGGACATCCTTTTGCATTTGGGCCAAGTGATGAATCTGCCGGCACTTTGGGTCAACAGCCTCAAAGAAGCAACGCTTTGCCTTCAGCACAGTTGGGTGCTTGGCCATCTATGGTGGATTCATTTTATCGCCCCCCTACTGGATTCGCTGGTCCTTTCATTAGCCCTGGAGGAATCCCAGGCATGCAAGGTCCTCCACATATGGTGGTCTACAACCACTTTGCCCCACTTGGGCAATTTGGTCAAATGGGGCTTGGTTTTATGGGAGCCACTTACATTCCTGGTGACAAGCAGCCTGATTGGAAGCAAAACCAAGGACCTTCTGTTGGCATCAGCCAGAGTGATCCAAGCaaccaaagtgtgctacctggtCAAGTAACCTCACCCAGTTTTCCTACTCAAGTGCCGCATCTACGTGCAACTTCTATCATGCCAATCCCATCCCCGCTGACAATGTTTGACATGGCTTCGTTCCAG